The proteins below are encoded in one region of Oncorhynchus gorbuscha isolate QuinsamMale2020 ecotype Even-year linkage group LG01, OgorEven_v1.0, whole genome shotgun sequence:
- the LOC124034030 gene encoding Wilms tumor protein homolog isoform X7 yields MQDVRRVPGIAPAIVRSETNEKRPFMCAYPGCNKRYFKLSHLQMHGRKHTGEKPYQCDFTDCGRRFSRSDQLKRHQRRHTGVKPFQCETCQRKFSRSDHLKTHTRTHTGKTSEKPFNCRWPNCQKKFARSDELVRHHNMHQRNLTKLQLAI; encoded by the exons GATGTCCGACGGGTGCCAGGTATCGCTCCAGCCATTGTTCGCTCAGAGACCAATGAGAAGAGGCCATTCATGTGTGCATATCCTGGCTGCAACAAACGATACTTCAAGCTGTCCCACCTGCAAATGCACGGCAGGAAACACACAG GTGAGAAGCCCTACCAGTGTGACTTTACCGACTGTGGACGAAGGTTCTCCAGGTCAGACCAGCTCAAGAGACACCAGCGAAGACACACAG GGGTTAAACCGTTCCAGTGCGAGACGTGTCAGAGAAAGTTCTCGCGGTCTGACCACCTTAAGACCCACACCCGGACTCATACAGGTAAAACAA GCGAGAAGCCCTTCAACTGCAGATGGCCCAACTGTCAGAAGAAGTTTGCCAGGTCTGATGAGCTGGTTCGTCACCACAACATGCACCAGAGGAACCTGACCAAGCTGCAGCTTGCCATCTGA